One window of Acomys russatus chromosome 28, mAcoRus1.1, whole genome shotgun sequence genomic DNA carries:
- the LOC127210806 gene encoding foot protein 1 variant 1-like, with translation MAYPYTVCTPTLTLSTPYPYTVCTPTLTLSTPYPYTVCTPTLTLSTPYPYTVCTPTLTLSTPYPYTVCTPTLTLSTPYPYTVCTPTLTLSTPYPYTVCTPTLTLSMPYPYTVCTPTLTLSTPYLYTVCTPTLTLSTPYPYTVCTPTLTLSTPYPYTVCTPTLTLSTPYPYTVCTPTLTLSTPYPYTVCTPTLTLSTPYPYTVCTPTLTLSTPYPYTVCTPTLTLSTPYPYTVCTTLASRFALCVYVSHTWSFSLRSSKR, from the coding sequence ATGGCATACCCTTACacagtgtgcacacccacactcacgcTCAGCACGCCATACCCTTACacagtgtgcacacccacactcacgcTCAGCACACCATACCCTTACacagtgtgcacacccacactcacccTCAGCACACCATACCCTTACacagtgtgcacacccacactcacgcTCAGCACGCCATACCCTTACacagtgtgcacacccacactcacgcTCAGCACGCCATACCCTTACacagtgtgcacacccacactcacgcTCAGCACGCCATACCCTTACacagtgtgcacacccacactcacgcTCAGCATGCCATACCCTTACacagtgtgcacacccacactcacgcTCAGCACGCCATACCTTTACacagtgtgcacacccacactcacgcTCAGCACGCCATACCCTTACacagtgtgcacacccacactcacgcTCAGCACGCCATACCCTTACacagtgtgcacacccacactcacgcTCAGCACGCCATACCCTTACacagtgtgcacacccacactcacgcTCAGCACGCCATACCCTTACacagtgtgcacacccacactcacgcTCAGCACGCCATACCCTTACacagtgtgcacacccacactcacgcTCAGCACGCCATACCCTTACacagtgtgcacacccacactcacgcTCAGCACGCCATACCCTTACACAGTGTGCACCACACTCGCGTCTAGGTTTgcactatgtgtgtatgtgagtcaCACATGGTCATTTTCTCTGAGAAGTTCTAAGAGATAA